CACGCCTCCGTCACCACCCGGCCCTCCCGGACGCCGCGCAGGGCCTCCCGGACGGTGTCCGCCTCGACGCGGCCGTACGCGTAGCCGTACGGCAGGACGAGCACGGTGGGCGAGAAGCGATGACCACCCAGATGCGTGACTTCCCAGACGCCCCGCTCGCCGGCCGCGCTCAGCTCGGTGGCCAGGGGGCGGCCCAGCAGGGCGCAGCAGCGGTCCCGCTTGCCGTTGGTGCACACGAGGGCGAGCGGGTCGCCCGTGTGCGGCCGGCCGCCGAGGGCCGTGCCGAAGGAACGGTGGTCGCCGGCGCCGAGGGCCGCGAGGTCCAGGCCGAGCAGCCGGTGCGGGTCGTGCACGGTGGCGCTGTGCAGCCACGCGTTTCCGGGAACGGTGTGGGCCGCGTAAACCTGCCGGGGCCCGGGGGTGCCGGGGTCCGCGTGCCGGCCGGGGCGCCGGACGAGCGCGACCCGGACGCCGGTTCCCTCTGCGGCCGCCTCCAGGGCACGCCCCAGCACCGGGTCGAGGTGGCTCGAAGTGAGCGCCTTGGCACCCCACGGGCCCGGCTGTTCCAGCAGCAGCCACGTCGTCGCCGTGACAGCGGTGCCGGAGACGCGCTCGTCGAGACTCCGGGAGACGGTCGCACACCTACTCACAGAGGTGAGCCTAACCTGACTCCGCACAGGGTGACTTCCGGCCGCCCCCGTTGCGTGTCCTAGGCGGTGTCCGGGAGGGGCTGTGGCGGTCGTGGCCCGACGTACTGGCCGCGGGGGCGCATGCGCAGGGGGCGCTCGCCGTACTCCTCCAGGGCGTGGGCGATCCAGCCCGCTGTCCGGGCGACGGCGAAGATGGTCTCGCCGGCCGTGGCGGGCATGCCGCTGGAGGCGGTGAACACGGCAAGGGCCAGGTCGACGTTGGCGTGCAGCGGGGCGTGGCGCGCGGTCGTGGCCACGACGTCGCGGGCCGCGAGCAGCGCGGGCTCCGCGCGCGGGACCTGCTCCAGGAGGGCGAACAGCACCCGCGCGCGCGGGTCTTCGCCGGTGTAGAGCCGGTGGCCGAGCCCGGGAACGCGGCGTCCGGCGCGCAGTTCGTCGGCGATCACCGGGACGG
Above is a genomic segment from Streptomyces collinus Tu 365 containing:
- a CDS encoding sucrase ferredoxin; translation: MSRCATVSRSLDERVSGTAVTATTWLLLEQPGPWGAKALTSSHLDPVLGRALEAAAEGTGVRVALVRRPGRHADPGTPGPRQVYAAHTVPGNAWLHSATVHDPHRLLGLDLAALGAGDHRSFGTALGGRPHTGDPLALVCTNGKRDRCCALLGRPLATELSAAGERGVWEVTHLGGHRFSPTVLVLPYGYAYGRVEADTVREALRGVREGRVVTEACRGCSAWGRPGQAAELAVRSVAGEDRAGALRVVGTEERAHRWEVTVAHTDGRRWRVTVAQGASLPPRQESCGAAVLGTPARMDVVAVRELRTTAMAS